A stretch of Cytophagales bacterium DNA encodes these proteins:
- a CDS encoding CHAT domain-containing tetratricopeptide repeat protein: MIRMIFVLGILTFACPTYAQFGKKLKKFGEKVQQRLDQEVNALSDDSDESEASSDSTNGTFVGNRIAELNELQAKQLRKDTSYYNYTLAQAEKVAFFDSRDDEQNLVLAASKGYREYLTKDAKPLRHEKAFDFNRIGSKVLTVNKSAALLNFNLALKTYIDPKQLKTFFSNNENEDIGSLLPATLNDSLTIADRYALCKTFMNLGIYYHSRGQYLHAEQLNRAILPFIAENLGSTSLAMASTYNNLALIERDLGNYGEAEEYLERSIALIQGRRNEEKLDRAVIQNNQAMLYQEIGQYDRALETMDDALALAEQHIKKKGDDYSKLQINKALIYKSQRQFDAAESLLLELKKTKEMRLGKRHQDYADIESLLAAVYMGQGKTEQVESLLTHALDIYKNKFSVSHPAYTSTLRLLAQFYFLNDSYEQAWIKSKEVFNLVATNFGEQHPDYQRIQEDLAVIAWNQNQMDSAFHYFHAANDLKLEQLNKFFPALSENEKSKLWAKLRPSFIKFYAFASEHGSSEAIEEMYNIQLAIKGILLSSTTKMRQEILNSDDESLKNDYLEWTYLKEELANYYTLSKQDLAEQGINLDSIEGVANALEKRMSLNSQAFAEASKLTSMNVATLTSTLGNDEAAVEIIRFPAFKKQFSDEVKYAILVLDKEGIKHIVLENGVAMESKLASLYRRSIEFKVADNRSYSNFWKPVAPLVTDKKTIYLSMDGIYNQINLNTLLLPDGSYLGDEMLLISVSSTRDIEKVNKTSKLNDKLLMFGFPDYGGTGKVAALPGTKAELEEINKIARTKGVKTEQYLQAQANEAKFKSATDDPGVLHIATHGFFLDDLPENDEVVYGVEISKAKENPLLRSGLMLADAENTITNAKEVSNANNGILTAYEAMTLDLDETKMVVLSACETGLGEIQAGEGVYGLQRAFQIAGAETIIMSLWKVNDEATQKLMTRFYDEWLTTGDKFAAFKSAQLAIREQYEEPYYWGAFVMLN; encoded by the coding sequence ATGATACGTATGATCTTTGTGTTGGGTATCCTGACATTCGCTTGTCCCACCTATGCCCAATTTGGAAAAAAACTCAAGAAGTTTGGTGAAAAGGTCCAGCAACGGCTGGATCAGGAAGTGAATGCATTGTCTGACGACAGTGATGAATCCGAAGCTTCCAGTGACAGTACTAATGGCACCTTTGTGGGGAATCGGATCGCCGAGCTTAATGAACTACAAGCCAAGCAACTTCGTAAGGATACTTCCTATTACAATTACACCCTCGCACAAGCCGAAAAAGTGGCATTTTTCGATAGCCGTGATGATGAACAAAACCTGGTTTTGGCGGCCTCCAAAGGTTACCGCGAATACCTGACCAAAGACGCCAAGCCGCTTCGACATGAAAAAGCCTTCGATTTCAATCGTATTGGCAGCAAGGTGCTAACGGTCAACAAATCAGCGGCCTTGCTCAATTTCAATCTGGCACTGAAGACCTATATTGATCCAAAACAGCTCAAAACTTTCTTTAGCAACAATGAGAACGAAGACATTGGCTCTCTACTGCCGGCAACTTTGAATGACTCCCTGACTATTGCTGATCGGTATGCGCTTTGTAAGACCTTCATGAATCTTGGCATTTACTACCATTCCCGAGGCCAATACCTGCATGCAGAGCAATTGAATCGGGCCATCCTACCTTTCATTGCTGAAAACCTGGGAAGCACCAGCCTGGCTATGGCCTCCACCTACAACAATCTGGCGTTGATCGAACGCGACCTGGGCAATTATGGTGAAGCCGAAGAATACCTGGAACGGTCGATCGCGCTCATACAGGGTCGGCGAAATGAAGAAAAGCTGGATCGGGCAGTGATCCAAAACAACCAGGCCATGCTCTATCAGGAAATCGGGCAATATGATCGTGCCCTGGAAACCATGGATGACGCGCTGGCCCTTGCCGAACAACACATCAAGAAAAAGGGAGATGATTACAGCAAACTTCAGATCAATAAAGCGCTGATCTACAAATCTCAAAGGCAATTTGATGCCGCAGAGTCTTTATTGCTTGAATTGAAAAAAACCAAAGAAATGCGGCTCGGCAAGCGACATCAGGACTATGCGGACATAGAGAGTTTGCTGGCAGCCGTCTATATGGGACAAGGCAAAACCGAACAAGTGGAATCACTCTTAACTCATGCACTGGACATCTATAAAAACAAGTTTTCCGTAAGTCATCCGGCTTACACCAGTACTTTGAGGTTGCTGGCACAATTCTATTTCCTGAACGACTCCTATGAACAAGCCTGGATAAAAAGCAAGGAAGTATTCAATCTGGTAGCTACCAATTTCGGAGAGCAACACCCGGATTATCAACGTATCCAGGAGGATCTGGCGGTGATTGCCTGGAACCAAAATCAAATGGATTCAGCCTTTCACTATTTTCATGCAGCTAATGATTTGAAGCTGGAACAACTCAACAAGTTTTTCCCAGCGCTCAGCGAAAATGAAAAGTCCAAGCTCTGGGCAAAACTTCGCCCCTCGTTCATCAAATTCTACGCCTTTGCGAGTGAACATGGATCCTCCGAAGCCATCGAGGAAATGTACAACATCCAGCTGGCCATCAAAGGCATATTGTTAAGCTCTACCACTAAAATGCGGCAGGAGATCCTAAATAGCGATGACGAATCACTGAAAAATGACTACCTGGAGTGGACGTACCTGAAAGAAGAGTTGGCCAACTACTATACCCTGTCGAAACAAGATCTAGCAGAGCAAGGCATCAACCTGGATTCCATCGAAGGAGTGGCCAATGCCCTGGAAAAACGCATGAGTTTGAATAGTCAGGCTTTTGCCGAAGCCAGCAAACTCACCTCGATGAATGTAGCCACGCTTACTTCCACTTTAGGAAATGACGAAGCAGCAGTCGAGATCATACGGTTCCCCGCCTTTAAGAAGCAATTTTCGGATGAGGTAAAATATGCTATTCTGGTATTGGATAAGGAAGGGATCAAACATATCGTCCTCGAAAATGGGGTCGCTATGGAGTCGAAACTGGCAAGCTTGTATCGCCGGTCCATCGAATTTAAAGTAGCGGATAATCGATCCTACAGCAACTTCTGGAAACCCGTTGCGCCTTTGGTCACGGACAAAAAGACCATTTACTTGTCCATGGATGGCATCTATAACCAAATCAACCTGAACACCCTCCTCTTACCGGACGGATCTTATTTAGGAGATGAAATGCTCCTCATTTCTGTGTCAAGTACACGGGACATAGAGAAAGTCAATAAGACCAGCAAACTAAACGACAAATTGCTCATGTTTGGCTTTCCGGATTATGGCGGTACAGGCAAAGTGGCTGCTTTGCCCGGTACCAAAGCGGAATTGGAAGAGATCAATAAAATTGCCCGCACAAAAGGCGTAAAAACGGAGCAGTACCTGCAAGCACAAGCCAATGAAGCGAAATTTAAATCTGCCACCGATGACCCTGGCGTATTACACATTGCTACACACGGTTTCTTTTTAGACGACCTCCCTGAAAACGATGAAGTGGTCTATGGTGTTGAGATCAGTAAAGCCAAAGAAAACCCCTTGCTTCGTTCTGGTCTGATGTTGGCGGACGCTGAAAATACCATAACCAATGCCAAAGAAGTAAGTAATGCCAACAATGGCATCCTTACCGCTTATGAAGCCATGACGCTAGACCTGGACGAAACAAAAATGGTCGTGCTAAGTGCTTGTGAAACGGGATTGGGTGAAATCCAGGCAGGTGAAGGAGTTTACGGACTCCAACGAGCTTTCCAGATTGCCGGAGCCGAGACCATCATCATGAGCTTATGGAAAGTAAACGATGAAGCGACCCAAAAACTCATGACACGCTTTTACGATGAGTGGCTAACTACTGGAGATAAATTCGCCGCCTTCAAAAGTGCACAACTCGCGATTCGCGAGCAGTACGAAGAACCTTATTATTGGGGTGCCTTTGTGATGTTGAATTGA
- a CDS encoding AAA family ATPase, protein MADTSNKDTWVDNTLKITLSRVARFTTYLAAVAALVAGYQKLVSEYNFENWQAILIAGIPICLTVFTDTYPAWRRERRKKRVVDYAVHGSIPPPGYFRLVPYSEKDIDDFNRADGHHEQVLNWITETNQSILYLSGESGTGKSSLLKAYVIPKLQELDPAFRIVEIRGYHDPVQALIKRLIELKHIPEKKGKENDPRELLEQASAMSSTGRILLVFDQFEEFLILHDHEGRLEFENLLVSLVESPIDNVTILLVFRSDYLPELNHVHMPALEQGKNWFQVGLFTLRASQEFLKKSGLEISEELIYSIAREAEAIEGIRGLIRPITLNMYGVVLERYLGRLPKSMEPGAMLRGYLEEIINNKNIKEESGLILKQMISDAGTKKPVSLLELEAATGLKHNFLEGFMIRLASTGVVRRIDRVAGIWEISHDFIAQLLYKILFKWKRPKLHKTTFWIGPIALLIWFISVFTLLPIYRDSAHYQALNNLQLYGFETRVFEDGISAKLNSELDSIALLRALEELSDVHNLRSLIFSKPFDNVNFNGLASLKEIKHLELSTNYFHMDVLRDLRKLEYLRVNRATIEGLHNLSGLKSLVHLDLQGASIEDIDVLSGLNDLKHLNLGSTQIRNIDVLSNLNHLEFLNLNFTNIEDVNALSNLNNLDHLNLNGTAVDDITSLHGLQSLTTLLIMDTQIVDLSALSSLSTLRRIFAYDTNIENYGDLDTLSVRIRN, encoded by the coding sequence ATGGCTGATACTTCCAATAAAGATACATGGGTTGATAATACATTGAAAATCACCTTATCAAGGGTTGCTCGCTTTACCACTTATCTGGCAGCTGTAGCGGCTTTAGTTGCAGGATATCAAAAACTTGTTTCAGAATATAATTTTGAGAATTGGCAAGCAATCCTTATTGCTGGAATACCAATTTGTCTAACCGTATTCACTGATACTTATCCGGCATGGCGGCGGGAGCGAAGAAAGAAAAGAGTGGTGGACTATGCGGTGCATGGATCTATTCCTCCTCCCGGTTATTTCCGACTTGTTCCATATAGCGAAAAAGATATTGATGATTTCAATCGAGCTGACGGTCACCATGAGCAGGTTTTGAATTGGATAACAGAAACAAATCAATCAATCCTATACCTAAGTGGTGAGTCAGGTACCGGTAAATCGTCACTATTAAAAGCTTATGTGATTCCAAAGCTTCAAGAACTAGATCCTGCTTTCCGAATAGTAGAAATAAGGGGGTACCACGATCCAGTTCAAGCTTTGATTAAAAGGCTAATAGAACTTAAGCATATACCAGAAAAGAAAGGTAAAGAGAATGACCCGAGGGAATTATTGGAGCAGGCATCTGCAATGTCATCCACTGGCCGAATATTGCTTGTTTTTGATCAGTTTGAGGAATTTTTAATCCTACACGATCACGAAGGCCGCTTGGAATTTGAGAATTTACTGGTATCGCTTGTGGAAAGCCCAATTGATAATGTGACCATTTTGTTGGTGTTTAGGAGCGATTATTTGCCAGAATTGAATCATGTACACATGCCTGCACTTGAGCAGGGAAAGAACTGGTTTCAGGTTGGGTTATTTACACTTCGCGCTTCGCAAGAATTTTTGAAAAAATCTGGGCTTGAGATTAGTGAGGAGCTTATTTACAGTATTGCAAGGGAAGCCGAAGCTATTGAAGGGATTCGGGGGTTAATCCGTCCAATTACACTGAACATGTATGGGGTGGTTCTCGAAAGGTATTTAGGTCGACTTCCCAAAAGTATGGAACCTGGCGCCATGTTGAGGGGATACTTAGAGGAGATAATTAATAACAAGAACATCAAGGAAGAATCAGGATTAATTCTTAAACAAATGATCAGTGATGCTGGTACCAAGAAACCCGTATCCTTATTGGAGTTAGAAGCTGCTACTGGGTTAAAACATAATTTTCTAGAAGGTTTTATGATTCGCCTAGCATCTACAGGTGTAGTCCGCAGAATTGATCGGGTGGCTGGAATTTGGGAAATATCACACGATTTTATAGCGCAACTCCTTTATAAAATTCTTTTTAAATGGAAGAGACCTAAGTTGCATAAAACGACTTTCTGGATAGGACCTATTGCTTTACTGATTTGGTTTATTTCCGTTTTCACTCTTTTACCAATCTATAGAGATAGTGCGCACTATCAAGCTTTGAATAATCTACAGCTTTATGGCTTTGAAACAAGAGTTTTTGAAGATGGAATTTCAGCTAAATTAAATTCGGAATTGGATAGTATCGCGTTATTAAGAGCCTTAGAAGAGTTATCCGACGTTCATAATTTGAGATCATTAATCTTCTCAAAGCCTTTTGATAATGTGAATTTCAATGGTTTAGCTTCCTTAAAAGAAATAAAACATCTAGAGTTAAGTACAAACTATTTTCATATGGATGTTTTGCGTGATCTTCGTAAGCTGGAATATCTCCGTGTTAACAGAGCTACCATTGAGGGTTTGCATAATTTGTCTGGACTAAAAAGCTTAGTTCATCTTGATTTGCAAGGTGCAAGTATTGAAGATATAGATGTTTTGTCAGGTCTTAATGACTTAAAACACCTTAATTTGGGAAGTACACAAATTAGAAATATAGATGTTTTGTCTAACCTAAATCATTTGGAGTTTCTTAATTTAAATTTCACAAATATTGAAGATGTAAATGCTCTTTCAAATCTTAATAATTTAGATCATCTTAATCTGAATGGTACTGCGGTAGATGATATTACTTCTTTACATGGCCTTCAAAGCCTTACAACGCTATTAATAATGGATACACAAATTGTTGATTTAAGCGCTTTAAGTTCTTTATCTACTTTGCGAAGGATTTTTGCTTACGATACTAATATTGAGAACTACGGAGACTTAGATACCTTATCAGTGCGTATTAGAAATTAA